In Candidatus Vicinibacter proximus, the following are encoded in one genomic region:
- a CDS encoding PDZ domain-containing protein — protein MNLLVKKTIFYTCCLCFFLSNSGPVFGARSIRIPFRYVQSFIILEVNLEGIIPLKLIFDTGAEHHLLFESKYTDIFKDIYSREVKVLGSDLQQEMNAWVTKPLNLFIEGMGDVSLPLLVLQKPVTGVSEIIGEEIHGILSAAHFKNYFIEINYSSHIILLHEKLKEEKLKKYESCSMHLYRNKPYITVEMKTQEDNTAVKLNLLVDTGAGLSLLIYTGHQTNVTLPAQLVPGKLGSGIGGLINGYVGRTKSFDFCAFQFPELLTYFQEQDTELMEREKDRKQGIIGNQILERFRVIFDYNHSVVYFKSIKNYNAQLRFDRSGITCLAGGPLLKNFYVSHLVDNSPAANAGIKEGDLILKLNSTGADYLNLNTIQRRLSNKEGKRIRLKVLREGKKLEFTFTLKDLL, from the coding sequence ATGAACCTCTTGGTAAAAAAAACGATCTTTTATACTTGTTGCCTTTGCTTTTTTTTATCCAATTCAGGTCCTGTTTTTGGTGCCAGGTCCATTCGCATACCCTTCCGGTATGTTCAGTCATTTATAATACTTGAAGTTAATCTTGAGGGTATAATTCCACTCAAACTCATCTTTGATACCGGTGCAGAGCACCATCTGCTTTTTGAAAGTAAGTACACGGACATTTTTAAAGATATCTACAGTCGTGAAGTAAAGGTATTGGGATCTGATCTCCAACAAGAAATGAATGCATGGGTCACCAAACCACTTAATTTGTTTATCGAGGGAATGGGAGATGTAAGCCTTCCCTTGCTCGTATTGCAAAAACCTGTAACAGGTGTTTCTGAAATTATCGGAGAAGAAATTCATGGGATTCTGAGCGCAGCGCATTTTAAAAATTACTTCATTGAAATAAATTATTCTTCACACATCATCCTCTTGCATGAAAAATTGAAGGAAGAAAAATTGAAAAAATATGAATCCTGTTCAATGCATTTGTACAGAAATAAGCCTTATATTACTGTAGAGATGAAAACCCAGGAGGACAATACCGCAGTGAAGTTGAATCTTCTGGTGGATACAGGGGCAGGATTGTCACTTTTAATTTATACCGGTCACCAAACCAATGTAACATTACCTGCTCAGTTGGTGCCTGGAAAATTAGGGTCCGGAATAGGTGGGCTGATTAATGGATACGTAGGTAGAACCAAATCATTTGATTTTTGTGCTTTTCAGTTTCCGGAATTGCTCACTTATTTTCAAGAACAAGATACGGAGTTAATGGAACGTGAGAAGGACAGAAAACAAGGAATTATTGGTAACCAGATACTGGAGCGATTTAGGGTAATTTTTGATTACAATCATTCTGTGGTATACTTTAAATCCATTAAAAATTACAATGCACAATTGAGATTCGACAGATCCGGAATTACATGTCTTGCAGGAGGTCCTCTACTTAAAAATTTTTATGTCAGCCATTTGGTGGACAATAGTCCTGCTGCAAACGCAGGAATTAAAGAAGGAGATCTCATCCTAAAGTTGAACAGTACTGGTGCAGATTATCTGAACCTCAATACCATTCAACGCCGCCTATCCAACAAGGAGGGAAAGAGAATTCGATTAAAAGTATTGAGAGAAGGGAAGAAGTTGGAGTTTACGTTTACATTGAAGGATTTATTGTAA
- a CDS encoding CotH kinase family protein, which translates to MKNLKNLFCMYPVIKIHFIFLIVLAFTSNFILAQSLYDMEKVQEIRIVFPTLDWDKKLDSLHTVDPDLRLVATKVNLNGVEFDSVGIRYKGNSTYNPTRVKNPLNIKLDFINGDQSYEGVNTIKLSNGFMDPSFLREALGYQIVRQYMPASKANFMKVFVNDVYLGLYTNVQDPGNDFLEQHFYNSDGVYFQCDRVEKQKQLPGNCPMGGSGSALKFISDDSTCYQNNYEIESEAGWNELVKFLKGLSQNPAGISSILDVDRALWMLALNNFFVNLDSYSGSGHNYLIYQDEHGRFNPIMWDLNEFYGAFTNSGSGQLNLQQMISLSPLLHVNNAERPLISKLLSIPSYKKRYLAHLRTIMDEARQNNYYQSHGVKLQDLIREAVSLDKNKFFSDAAFNTNLQSDFQINPPSGKIYPGLISFAQARYNYLNTTPELSMTAPVIGKINTQPDVPDPRKMFVLSVQVEQANNVVLYYRDQRRSLFSAITLFDDGQHEDGSANDGVYANHLEAPNANEIQYYIFAENTNLASLSPARAEYEFHTLPLKLETILPGEILINEFMTSNKTYQSDERGDYDDWIELYNNTDRSISLIGNFLSDQPDNLIKWPFPDTTILPKSYLCVWADEDGMSAGLHANFKLSKSGEQIYLSNSTGIVDSIVYLEQQDDYSFGRCSAQWKIFSRPSFASANDCTTGLNEPNDQASEMVVYPNPTKEYINLLLPDASKREDFLNLYNFSGQSVELNFIPSNQLEKLIMVKLPELNPGLYLLRYHSGDRIYLAKVFVQD; encoded by the coding sequence ATGAAAAATTTGAAGAATCTTTTTTGTATGTATCCTGTTATCAAAATACATTTTATTTTTTTGATCGTACTTGCCTTTACTTCAAATTTCATATTGGCTCAGTCCTTGTATGATATGGAGAAAGTTCAGGAGATCAGAATTGTTTTTCCTACATTAGATTGGGATAAAAAGCTAGACTCCTTGCATACCGTGGATCCGGATTTGCGTTTGGTCGCTACCAAAGTAAATCTTAATGGTGTTGAATTTGACAGTGTAGGTATACGATATAAAGGGAACAGTACGTACAATCCGACCAGAGTAAAAAATCCGTTAAATATTAAGCTAGATTTTATCAATGGTGATCAATCCTATGAAGGTGTAAATACCATTAAACTTTCGAACGGATTCATGGATCCCAGCTTTTTAAGAGAGGCTTTAGGATACCAAATAGTGCGACAATATATGCCTGCTTCAAAGGCAAATTTCATGAAAGTTTTTGTAAATGATGTTTACCTCGGATTATACACTAATGTGCAAGATCCTGGTAATGATTTTTTGGAACAACATTTTTACAATTCAGATGGTGTGTATTTTCAATGTGATCGTGTAGAGAAGCAAAAACAATTACCGGGTAATTGTCCAATGGGAGGATCAGGTTCAGCATTAAAATTTATTTCCGATGATTCGACATGCTATCAAAACAATTATGAAATTGAATCTGAAGCAGGGTGGAATGAGTTGGTTAAATTTTTGAAAGGACTTAGCCAAAATCCTGCAGGAATCTCTTCTATACTGGATGTAGATCGTGCATTGTGGATGTTGGCTTTAAATAATTTTTTTGTCAATCTGGACAGCTACAGTGGTTCAGGTCATAATTATTTGATTTACCAGGATGAACATGGTCGTTTTAATCCCATTATGTGGGATTTAAATGAATTCTACGGCGCGTTTACCAATTCCGGTTCAGGACAACTCAATTTGCAACAAATGATCAGCCTTTCTCCATTGCTTCATGTCAACAACGCAGAAAGACCATTGATCTCCAAATTATTGTCCATTCCCTCGTACAAAAAAAGATATCTCGCCCATTTACGTACGATCATGGATGAGGCACGACAAAACAATTATTATCAATCCCATGGGGTTAAACTTCAGGATTTAATCAGGGAAGCAGTGAGTTTGGATAAAAACAAATTTTTTTCGGATGCAGCTTTTAATACAAATCTTCAATCGGATTTTCAGATCAACCCACCATCAGGAAAAATTTATCCGGGACTTATCAGTTTTGCACAAGCCAGATATAATTACCTGAACACAACGCCGGAACTAAGCATGACTGCACCTGTCATTGGTAAAATAAATACACAGCCGGATGTTCCTGACCCACGAAAAATGTTTGTTTTAAGTGTTCAGGTTGAACAAGCAAATAATGTAGTACTTTATTACCGAGACCAGAGGAGATCTCTGTTTTCCGCCATAACGCTTTTTGATGATGGTCAACATGAGGATGGTTCGGCAAATGACGGTGTTTATGCCAACCATTTAGAAGCTCCCAACGCAAATGAAATCCAATATTATATTTTTGCTGAAAACACAAACCTGGCCAGCCTTTCACCAGCGAGAGCGGAATATGAATTTCATACCCTACCGTTAAAGCTGGAAACCATACTGCCAGGTGAAATTCTGATCAATGAATTCATGACATCCAACAAAACCTACCAGTCAGATGAAAGAGGGGATTATGATGACTGGATTGAATTGTATAATAATACAGATCGGTCTATATCCCTGATTGGAAATTTTCTTTCTGATCAACCTGATAATTTAATCAAATGGCCATTTCCGGATACTACCATTCTTCCAAAAAGTTACCTGTGTGTCTGGGCTGATGAGGATGGGATGAGTGCGGGGCTTCATGCTAATTTTAAACTCTCAAAATCCGGAGAACAAATTTATCTGAGCAATTCTACCGGCATCGTAGATTCTATAGTTTATTTAGAACAACAGGATGATTATTCTTTTGGGAGGTGTAGTGCACAATGGAAAATATTTTCCAGGCCAAGTTTTGCTTCTGCGAATGATTGCACCACCGGCCTAAATGAGCCAAATGATCAAGCATCAGAAATGGTGGTTTACCCAAATCCCACCAAAGAATATATAAATCTTCTCCTTCCTGATGCATCTAAGAGAGAAGACTTTCTTAACCTCTACAATTTTTCCGGTCAATCCGTTGAATTAAACTTTATCCCATCTAACCAACTGGAGAAATTAATCATGGTCAAATTGCCGGAATTGAATCCAGGTCTTTATTTGCTCAGGTATCATTCCGGCGACAGAATTTATCTTGCAAAGGTATTTGTACAAGATTAG